ATTGACTTCAAAACGTCGTTGTACAGTAAACAGGGGCATGTGACAATCCATAGAATTAACTTCAAAGTCTACCTGGCTAGTCATCATGAATCACGATTTCCATGTTTATTTCACCTGAATCAAAGCGAAGCAAATAGGTGTCGGGACTTGTTATAAATTAGAAGCATGTGGAGTCCCTCCTCCAGTGTCCTTCCTGGCCAACTCTCTTTATTCTTTGCTCTCTTTGATATTTCTCAGTTCACGCGAACTTTCCTACCCTCATTTAGCCATGGAAGTTGGGTATGGAAGCGGTGACAAAACTGGGTTTTTCACTCAAGGACGAAGGTCGCTCGAGGCCTTGATTGTGCAGTTCAAAGTTAAGACGGTTGAATTGGCTAGGAACATAAAGAAGCTTGGACAAGATGATCCAAGAAGAGTTATTCATTCACTAAAAGTAGGACTTGCACTTACATTGGTATCAACGTTCTACTACTGTCAGCCACTTTACAGTAATTTTGATGAAACTGCAATATGGGCTATTATgactgttgttgttgtctttgaATTCTCTGTGGGTAAGTCTaagacattttaaaaatagaacagAAATTCCCTTTCATGAtttttgacaaattaattttcAGGGGCTACTCTTGGAAAAGGATTAAATAGAGGAATGGCAACGCTAATGGCTGGTGGACTAGGTATTGGAGCACATCACCTAGCAAACCTCTCTGGACATATTGGAGAACCCATACTACTTGGGTTCTTTGTCTTTCTACAAGGTATCCTTAACCATGCAtgcacacaaaataaaaattattgctcCTCAAAGTTCATACTATATTGATCCTTActgttaaaagaaaaggtaaaaagagCTCAtggattcaaaattattttggtttttgtttgcaGCTACAATATCAACATTTTTAAGGTTCTTTCCGACACTAAAAGCAAGATATGATTATGGtcttttaatattcatattgaCCTTCTCTATGATATCGGTATCTGGTTATCGAGACGATGAAATATTAGAGATAGCACATAGAAGATTATCAACCATATGCATAGGTGGTGCTACTTGTGTCATCATTTCTATTGTGATTTTCCCTGTGTGGGCTGGTGAAGATCTTCACAATCTGATTGCTCTCAACATTGAAAAGCTCGGCAACTTCTTAGAAGGTATGCATGTCCCCAACAAAGCAGTGCCCTAACGCGTAGAACCTATCAAGTAGTGGATGCATTCATATTCCAATCGTTCTTTTTTAACATGCAGATGCTCAAAAACTTACTAAGATAAGATAATATTTACAGGATTTGGTGATGAATACTTCAAAAGAACAGGGCGTGAAGAGTGTAATGAGGACAAGAAAATTTTGGAAGGATACAAAAGTTTTCTCAATTCAAAAACTAGTGAAGCATCCTTGGTGTGTATAAATCTCTCACGCACCAACCTCCTCCTCCCCtatataattgaattattttctgataaTAGTTTTGATGCCTTTCAGGCTAATTTTGCATCATGGGAGCCAGGTCATGGTCGGTTCCCATTTCGACATCCATGGAAACTATACCTGAAAGTTGGGACTCTGGCTCGAGAATGTGCCTACCGAATTGAAGCATTGAATGGATGCTTAAATGCTGACATTCAGGTATAAGAAAGGAAATTCGTAAAGTTCAAGCTTTTATGTATGggttaaacaataaaaaaaattaatatcaattagGAACAATATGCTAAGAAGCACTCCGGTATGCTTATCTCTAAATATTTGCTGCTTATTCTTGCAGGTATCATCAGAAGTTAGTACCATAATTCAGGAAGCATGCACAACTATGAGCTTAGAATCTGGAAAAGCACTAAAGGAACTTGCATtggcaatcaaaataatggtGCCGCCATCTTCTGCAGATCCCCACATTGAAAATGCAAAATCTGCTGCCAAAAATATCAAATCCTTACTCAAATCAGGCATATGGGAAGACATTGACCTGCTGAAAGTTATACCAGGGGTTACAGTGTGTTCAATACTTGTTGATGTGGTCACACGCACTGAAGAAATTGCTGCATCCATACATGAACTTGCCTCCAAAGCCCAGTTTAAGAGTGCAGAGTCTCCTTTATCAGAACAAATTCAGAGTGTAAAATCTGCTCCGATGGTCAATTGCTCCCATGTCATCACTGTCAGTGAATCAACTCTTGCTGTTTCACAAAGTGAGAGTTCTTCAGCACCGAAGGATAGCAAGCAAAGTATGGAAGTGTAAATATATGTTACGATCATGTCGAGTATAGAATTCAataaatctccttttcttttcggcCATATATGGTATTGCCCCATGTCATCACTGTCAGTGAAATCACCTGAAAACTTTTGAGTGCAATCTAATGGttggatttttcatttttgtcattttaagttattattctAGTATAgcgttatcattttttttattggatctgAAATTGTCCAActtgacaataaaaatatttattagaacATTCACATTGTATATTTGAGACAAATCCTCtttcaattatattaaattcttatttaaatGCCCAGAACCATTACTTTCTAAATGTTTAGCTGCATCAAATACTCAttatcgttaaaaaaaaaaaaaaaaaaaaacttgaccgagctaattgttttaaaaaaaaataaatattaaattgattaaaaattaaattttataatttatttatttttattttcactttttatagGGTTACAGTAGTTTGCAGATTTgctaaaataatctaaattgcCTTGATTTGTTGGTTTggtaaggtgtttttttttttcttttcctttatagTTTTACTTGACTTTATTATCaccaatttttttctcatataattaaaaaaaaaatagtttaagaaaaaaaatcatggtttgTGGGTCTgacaaatttaacttttttttttttagtttcatctaTAGATAATAGGATAATTGAAAATTCAGTTTCGTAATTagttttgtttctctttatataaggttattaagatctcaaaataatatttttgtattgggTCGGTGTTCAATTTTGTGatcatcaatttttattatcttaaaactaaataaaaaatagttttaaaaacaaattaaaatcatagtGGACGGCTTAAAGGTTTGGCTTGCTAGCCTAAGTTACTCAATTCACAAGTTTGACAAGTTTACCTGCCtcatcaaatatgtttttttttgttcttaatattttttttaattattatttttttatttcttctatcAATGTTAAATTGGTCAAGAAATAGATTGtatggtttatttttgtttattttctatagggttattacAATCTCAAATAAATGTCTATTTTAGGGTTGATGTTCAATTTTGCAagcatgtatttttattgtataactaaataaaaaaaagttttattaaaaatattattaaacctaataaaattcatgactcaGGTCGCTAAGGGAGCGAAATTGATCCAATCTGTTGTTGTttcgatatttttttaaaaaaaattgttgtcttgaagggtttttttttgtttttttaagttaagtcatgtttttttttttttttcattcaagttATCTTTAgatccataaaattaatcaatttaagttGGTCAGCTTCCATACCATTAAATTTATAACCTAAGTTAGATAAAAAAGttaggataaaaaattttaaaattgatctaTTAGATAAAATTGTGTGAAAAAAACCTCTTCAcacttttaataatttaaattttttaaaaaaaataatataaccatGGCAGGGCAGAGGCCAATAAAATAGTACATATGAAGTGACAAAGGTCAAGACGCTCTTTTGTTCTTCATCCTCCATGTTATGCCAAGATATCTTTAAATGGGGGCATAAAATGGACAAAAGGATTCCCAAACTCCAATATTAAGTGCTTTAAAATCCAATTTTACACGTTTAAATCTATATCACGTGAGAGGTTGTTTTGCATTGTATTTTAACctgtatttaaatatatttaacattaaaaattattaaattaattttttttattatcttgcaATAGTTTTgaagtattgatataaaaagctaaagtaaaataaataatttaaaacaatatatattttaatgtatttttaagtaaaaattatttttaaaaaatataatgtaaaacaatattaaatatagaCTTAGATGATGTTTGGCATTGTAATTGGACTGGACAATACCAAACACAGAATTTGTCCTTGGATGTCCTCATAGAGCTCCCGAAAGAAATTTGACTGAAGAAAGGCTAACAAGAACTCAAAGTTTTGACAAAATTTGTACGTCCCGTATCATTACCAACAAGAAGGTCTATCGACATCAGCTTAAGTGCGCTTAAGCTTTTTGTAATCCAAGGCTTGCGTCAAGCAATGTCCCTTCAAATTTTAGTAAACTTGTGTTTTATCAtagttcaaataattttattttttgataaaaaaaataaatatgtagattttttaatgtattttgggCTATcaaaaattcttaataaaaaaatcaaaaaagattatacatatatttaattgaataaattaataatgatatattccaataaatataaaaaaaatcattaataataagtaaagactaaactaaaaaaaattaacacatttGATTTTGCAACATAGACCATATACCAAGTTGTGCTTaataacttgaattttcttatataaaacttttatttaaataaacaattatttgtgctaataaaatataaaaaaagttattaatataACTAGAGATTGAACTTTTAAAATAGAGAGAAATAGATGTAGATGAAGATTGAACTCACAATATGAATTATATACTTGTTGTGTCTAATAATTTTGaatctgaaaataaattatttatttaataaaaaataacagagtTGGAGcaaaaaagtttttgaatgcaaaaaaaatatctaggcatcactaaaacaaaaaatagattttaactattaatttaaaattagctACTTAACGgatgatatttttatctaaCATTGAGATAAAAAgcatattagatttattggGGTCAACCTTGGTTGACCAGCAAAACCCACCGGGATAATCttgcaaaaattaaattggaaagatcaataattaattaacttaatgttaaaagataaaattcataaaaaaaggaGTCAACCATCTAAAATTATGATGTAGATCATACTTGCCATgagattcaataattttttattccaaaaaattattttttatttaattatatgacaatAAAACCCATGAGAATTTTTCTATATGAAATATTtctatctaaataaataaaaaaaactaaaacaaacgtTTCGGACTGAGATAATAAAAGtagattattaataataaatagttaaattgtattttattagtcttaagttaaattaaaaaaaaaatagatcattaataacaaatagtgaaattgtattttcttttaaatgaggaataaaaaatgcattaaacaacaaaaaagaaaaaaaaaaactaatagccTGAATGTTATGATGTACTTCGTCAAATCTGTGATCCAGATCAtgtacttaaaaaaatacaataatttttttttgttaaatttatatttaattctaaatataaaataactaaatttgaaaaaaaaaaaaagggtaaaaagaGAGCATGTGCATAGGCCTTTGAAAGGAAGAGTCAGACGTGTGGACCTTCAACTATCGTCAGGGCCTAAATCACCTGAAGCACCTGAATcacctaatttttttcaaatctctatttttttttttcaagccgaactaatttatatcaaaattgacTAGTAAAGAACGTCATTGTCAAATGGCAACGCCCTTTGCTAGATGCGTCAGCAAGTCATTGTCTAGATTGTGGCCACAAAGAAAAGAGCCACTGCCGCATAAGGATGTCAGTAATGACTTATCGTATACATCTATAAGCCTACAAAATGGAATTTTGAACTCTTGAATTAAACGTTTGATTATTAACTGTCTAAtgtcatgttaaaaattattctaattaaaaaaaaattaaatgttaagtGAAACTTAATGGATAattttatactaatttttttagaagttcatataattagaaaaaaaaaataagatgtttgTATGGCAATATACAATATGTGAATATTAAGCTGTTCATTGAAactaattgataaaataaaaaagtttttagtggatttttccttttaattttatcatttaacatttaaataatttgGAATAAGGTTTCATGAtctgttttctttgatttctttaactatattaaatcaagttattttttatgtgttttttttgtttaattgatttttattttttaatttcatcattcaacacttgattagttgagaattaagtttcataatctgttttgatttttttttaattgaatatttttttttcaattcatacttcaacatttgattaattaggaattgaatatcatatatttttttaattagctttATAAAAGGTTATTCTAATCTCATGATTCATGACTTCATGTTGTGAATATATATAGCATGTTAATTCACGTTGActtaatagttttaaattttaatattttaataatattaatttgagttttttttttaattctttaagtTGATTGAGTGaaattacatataattttttatattaaaaaatgctattttttacgttaaaaaagttaatatgaTTAATAGCTTACGAGAATCAATAACTAATTGTTTACTACTTTGGGTGGATGTGATGCGTCTTTCATGCCTGTTGAAACACAGGAATGATATGGGGACCAATATGAAAGGGAGACTGACAGTGTCTGAAAGGAGATTATTATTACACTTGTTCTCTCTTTCTCCTGTCATTCTATTCTACCAACGTTGttccttccttttcttaatTTACTGCTGGAAATTaatatagttaaaataattGCAAACTAATTCGGGTTGATGACCTCATCTACCCTTTCTGACGTCACTCGTACTCCGTCATCTGTTTCGTCAACTTCCAGCACATGCACGCAACCAAACGCCAACACCAGCAACGAAACAGACTAAACTTGTATTTCAAAGGGCAAGTCTGCtggagtaaaaaaaatctaaaaataattattttgatatattctttttaaaattccagaaacacacaaaaataaaattcaaatccaGAGCTCTAATAGCCATCGACACccatttttcaaatgatttgtTTTCATCCTCTTCTTTTCCATCAGATTCATAGGACGACGAAGAAATATTTGGGTCACCGGTgatcaaaatattcttgaagaGGAAAAGAATTCTAGTAAAAACTGAAACTCAAAGGATTATTTGGCCAGATTTGACTGGTTTTGACAATGTTCTCGGGTTCTTAGTATCAATTTAGATTGGTTAGATCCTCAAATtacaatgtttttaataaaaccagTCGGATTCGATGAAAACGAATTAATGGAATAGTATTTTTAACGCCAGAATTGTATGGATCTTGTGGCAATGAAAGGATGTCAATATGTAGCTACAAAATCCACCAGTTTTATGGTTTATTAACGTTAGTAATTGTGAGATTAACGTTAGTAATTATGAGATTAACGCTAGTAATCGGTCATTATCCAGGCATAGGGTCCGAACTATATTTTGATATGGCATGATACTTGGAAGGATATTCCaattcattacaaaatataaattcaagcTCATGGTTTTCGATATGATGTTCTCGATTAATCCAATACCATGTAAAAAGTTGTATTTCATAAACTAACTCAAGCAAGAGGGATTTGTGAAGTGAAGTTGTTTGTTTCATATGAAGTTTATGTAAGATGTGTTccacatgaataaaataatcagtttttaaattttttcattaaatataaattaatgttaagattttattagtaaattaaatttgaaaagtagtttttatttgataactctatatttaatgaaaatataatatatgagaaatttattcaaaaaacaagtGCTTTTTCTTTCCTGTAATTGTATGTTTCATTCAATAAAAcacatgtaaaaataattaaagatcaAAGAGAAACACAGTTTTCTTCATTAAATTACATTTAGCATTTCAACCTCTTGAAAATTTTACTATGGAtccaagtatattttttaaaaaataattatttgaatatgAAAGTtatgaagttttaaaaatatgggtATTATGATCTcacatataattaattgttcATGTTTAAGTGCAAGTAAACAAGCAGCCAtgcattattaattaaatttgaatgtCAAAGCAAGCTACacgtaattttgattttgaatgtcAAAAAAAGTGGctatgtattattattaatgttgaaCGTCAAAACAAGCGGTCCGTTCATGTGTTATTGATTTTGCATGATTGAATGTACGTATTATTGATTTTGCTCTGTTTTGCTGCCACTTATGAcctttgatctttattcttgaCAATTAATTTCTATGATTTCAACGATTCCCGTAAATATCAATTGTATGCCAAAGTGGAGGAGGGTGCTCaaaatcatcattcttttgtccAAATTTATATCTATGATTACATGTTAGAACATTTATGTTATGGGCGAGCTAGTATTACATTTATAATTTCCAATTTATATCATGAATGTTTTGTTTATcatcaaagtaattaaattctcaaggcaaataaattttaaatgagtaaattaaacttcattattataaaacatttccgtcttatttatttttgtatttcaaaatttttttttgaaaaaatataaaattttttttatttttttcttacttcaaattaatatttttttagtgtttttaaattattttgatgtactaatgtcaaaaataatttttttaaataaaaaaatatattattttgatatatttctaagtaaataaatatttttaaaagtaactaCAACCATATTCCTAAACAAACTTTATTggttagttatttttataattaactaacataattgttaataattaaaatgtctaatatttcttattatatatCCAAATATAgttaatacaaatacaattatCAAGTCAAATCTTATTAGTTATTagcatcatcattattttttctcaattcatgCCTGTTGACTATTAGAACTGATACGGAAAAAGATTGAAGGGAGAGTGTCAGGGCGTGAAAGGAGGAAGTACAAGATTTTTATTACACTTTAGTCGTTGTGGATGTGAAGTTTTCTAAATCGAAGACAGCAATATATTTGAGTAGATGAAATTCTTGAGAGTGGTTAGAATGGCTTGTCTTTAAGTAACATAAAATTCTAAATAGTTGTTAGAATGGATTGCCGTCCCATTGTTGCTTAACGTAATTGGTACCTCCATGGGAAATCCGCAAGTATAATTATCTGTGCAAGCCTGTATTATTCATGAACTCATATTTTAGTGTGGATGGGTtgtataaaatttttgttttatcaattcggttttttaattttttttaggtgttttcaattaaaaaaaatacagatttaatttttttaactaccacaataattgaaatataaaaaataccaagtaacatattatttattttattaaaaaaatagaacaaacaaGCTATCGTTCATcctaattacattttaaaaactattagaGCTGTATATGGATTCTTTCTAAATGGGCTAGGCCCAACGATATCTAGcctctttcatttctttttttgttattttgccttcttgtttaaaaaataacttgttttttttatgtgtttttataaaatatttttaatttatttttcaaattaatacccctttttaaataacttgccttattttttgtatttagccTTTTGtaaatattagttatttttttaattattattttatatttaatttttgaaaaaaaatattttaattcatctataatttgtttttcaaatttatacaattgcattttattttttaaaataaaaaaaaatatttttagaaggtATTTTCAACTAGTTTTTCTTTTGATCTTATTCTAtcaattttatatgtgtttttatttatactatctttttatcaaatataaaattaaatttaataaacagaGTCATTGAAGATAATTAGATAAATAAACTGTGTTATgagatcaaaaaatttaatttacatCTATCTCTCAGGTtgtcaatatatttatttagttatgattaataatatttttatttattgacacatgatttttaatttatttaattagaaatgtacatggaattttttatttatacttaatgtttttatgtaaaaatgatattaaaaaagcttatatattcatttttgtttaaaaatattaattaatcaataacaAAACACAAGTGAAATAGCtagttataatttaattattttgtttgtttttataatttcataagatttttttttcgtttttaaaattatgagatTGTCTTTTCATGAAAGTTGcctcttaattaatttgaaagattctttaattgtatttttcaaacatacaagaattaaataataatttactctCTCAATGTCTTATCAAAGCTATTACGAGGGCTAATCTAAGGTCAATATAGACCGACAGCTAGTTAAGAGATGACTATCACTTAGTCCTTCaggatgttaattaattaatccttttatGATCGTAGAAATTGCCagtttatctttatatttttaaattcatttttctgaataagaataattttaatgacaaaagctatttagaaattgcatgtttatctttatatttttaaatcaattttttaagcagcttcaataacaaaaaccacttaaaaattaaattattaatataaattttaatgtaaatatcattttttttatatgcactccaataaaaaatcattttaataatccatttgtattttaatatatttaatattaatagtattaatttttttagaaaaggcattaaaaaagtttaattgatgaaagaattttttttaaaataactatttttatgcttttggtTCTTGTAATACATACTTAGGAATGAttactcacacacacacatcaaatatgcaagattaaattttttttggacaatgTATTTTTGACTAATGAAGACtatattaacaaagaaaatttaatttgaggagaaacatttaaaattggatatctaaggacttaattagatttgttaaaggtttatttgaatttattaagggcttaattacaagcaaatttgatttttaaaagtccATTTAcactttaaattgaagaaattaaagtctgggggtcaaattctaatttttagaagttaatttagttaaatcaggggtttgatttcataaatattgaagtttgattggCAAATAGaaacttaattaaagaaatccaaaactaaggatcaaactaaaaaatatttgaatatagTTGctgaaattgatcaaattaggagtgtcaaattgaataaattgaaaatttgttgGTCAATTAAACGTCAAACTGTATAAATTCAgaatcaaggaccaaaataaaaaaggtggCTAACATAAGAGCTTATTATATTTGCGTTTGACAGGGGTTAAATTACATgcaattaaaaagttttattttcaattaaaggtGCATGTGCCACAATCAGAAAAAAATTGACTAAATTGTATCTTttccaaatttcaaattaaaaaccctaatttctatGGTTTTTACCCAGACGACACATTGTTTAGCTTctgtttattttcttccttggtAGTTCACGATGATCAGGTTAACACCTTTCAAAAGCTTATTCTAGAGTTTTAGACCTCTAAAtaacatgatgttttttttttttttttttttttttttttttttttttgtaaatagaaGAGGAACATCCCCTCTACAACCCAATTTTCATGAAATTAGATATTTACATTCCAATGTTTTCATGGAAGTCCTTAACATCTTGTCCATGGTTAGCCATCACTCAATTTCAGATTTTGAGCTAATCAAGTTGGCACCTTTGAACGAATAAATGTGGAGCTACAAACTTCTAAATTgagtaaaaataaatctaaatgaAAGGTGTGTACCCTGTTTACTAGATTCAGGTGGTCTCAGGCGACTATGACATTATAATTGCTCTGATGAAGCTTTAAAAGTGGGCAACTAAATTAGCCTTGATAATACAACTATCTTgcaaaaaaatgatttggtttttgtgtgtttataCACAAAAGCTCCTCAATGGGCTTTATCA
This genomic interval from Populus alba chromosome 1, ASM523922v2, whole genome shotgun sequence contains the following:
- the LOC118046997 gene encoding aluminum-activated malate transporter 2 — protein: MEVGYGSGDKTGFFTQGRRSLEALIVQFKVKTVELARNIKKLGQDDPRRVIHSLKVGLALTLVSTFYYCQPLYSNFDETAIWAIMTVVVVFEFSVGATLGKGLNRGMATLMAGGLGIGAHHLANLSGHIGEPILLGFFVFLQATISTFLRFFPTLKARYDYGLLIFILTFSMISVSGYRDDEILEIAHRRLSTICIGGATCVIISIVIFPVWAGEDLHNLIALNIEKLGNFLEGFGDEYFKRTGREECNEDKKILEGYKSFLNSKTSEASLANFASWEPGHGRFPFRHPWKLYLKVGTLARECAYRIEALNGCLNADIQVSSEVSTIIQEACTTMSLESGKALKELALAIKIMVPPSSADPHIENAKSAAKNIKSLLKSGIWEDIDLLKVIPGVTVCSILVDVVTRTEEIAASIHELASKAQFKSAESPLSEQIQSVKSAPMVNCSHVITVSESTLAVSQSESSSAPKDSKQSMEV